From Halobacterium sp. R2-5, the proteins below share one genomic window:
- a CDS encoding GNAT family N-acetyltransferase, which yields MSIDARPLDDSDRWNDLLADTEQPTAFHRAEALDVLADYANAEVHRLVGYKGQEPVGLFPVFTVEKGPMTAAFSPPPELKMHYLGPTLLNRQTLKRRRRDKRHRRFVDACLDWLNEHRDPQFMQVRTAPGYDDVRPFVWRDFDATPRYTYVVDYTRGEDELLSAFSSDARKNVTNGYDVDYEIREAGAAGIEHIVEQVRARHQAQDESFPITAEFVTELYEALPDGAMRAHVCRIDGEFAGGVLNAEYDGRSFNWLGSAKTDADIPVNDLLDWEFAREAIDRGVEARDLAGANNPRIAQYKAKFAPDLVPYYRLQAGTKTGSVAAKLYDRLT from the coding sequence ATGAGCATCGACGCCCGCCCCCTCGACGACAGCGACCGCTGGAACGACCTGCTCGCGGACACGGAACAGCCGACGGCGTTCCACCGCGCGGAAGCCCTGGACGTGCTCGCGGACTACGCGAACGCGGAGGTCCACCGCCTCGTCGGCTACAAGGGCCAGGAGCCGGTGGGGCTCTTCCCCGTGTTCACCGTCGAGAAGGGGCCGATGACGGCCGCGTTCTCGCCGCCGCCGGAGCTCAAGATGCACTACCTCGGGCCGACGCTGCTGAACCGCCAGACGCTGAAGCGGCGGCGCCGCGACAAGCGCCACCGGCGGTTCGTGGACGCGTGCCTCGACTGGCTGAACGAGCACCGCGACCCGCAGTTCATGCAGGTACGGACCGCGCCGGGCTACGACGACGTCCGGCCGTTCGTCTGGCGGGACTTCGACGCGACGCCGCGGTACACGTACGTCGTGGACTACACGCGCGGCGAGGACGAACTGCTGTCGGCGTTCAGCAGCGACGCGCGCAAGAACGTCACGAACGGCTACGACGTCGACTACGAGATACGCGAGGCGGGCGCGGCCGGCATCGAGCACATCGTCGAGCAGGTGCGAGCGCGCCACCAGGCACAGGACGAGTCGTTCCCGATCACGGCCGAGTTCGTGACCGAACTCTACGAGGCGCTGCCCGACGGCGCGATGCGGGCGCACGTCTGCCGCATCGACGGCGAGTTCGCGGGCGGCGTGCTGAACGCGGAGTACGACGGCCGGTCGTTCAACTGGCTCGGGAGCGCGAAGACGGACGCCGACATCCCCGTCAACGACCTGCTGGACTGGGAGTTCGCCCGCGAGGCGATAGACCGGGGCGTGGAGGCCCGGGACCTCGCGGGCGCGAACAACCCCCGCATCGCGCAGTACAAGGCGAAGTTCGCGCCGGACCTGGTGCCGTACTACCGGCTACAGGCCGGGACGAAAACGGGGAGCGTAGCGGCGAAACTCTACGACCGGCTGACGTAG
- a CDS encoding alkaline phosphatase family protein, whose amino-acid sequence MAASADTRVVTDQASSGLQTLLVGLDGVCHRTLGLLEDDALPALSALFDRGTVADLESQIPPWTPSAWPSLYTGTNPGKHGAFDFLAFDGYDWGVVNRSHVREHAIWELLDRRGLSSVVVNVPVTGPPKPFDGALIPGYIAPEEPTGHPEGVTDEVEAELGDYRVYAPDGVDGDEQIEWYRRLTRMRGEAFRHLVDDYDPEFGFLQFQQTDTVFHERPEDDEAVRAVFETVDDELAATIEACDPDTVIVASDHGIGPYEGREFRVNEYLRERGFLQTERGDGGMPSWTTVDRDGEDDTSLAERAVAAAAKVGITSHRVGAVLRRLGLDEFVLERVSTDTVRAGTERVDFPASTAYMRSRTELGVRINKAGRDPEGTVSPSEYPSIRSDVVSALRSAETPDGEPVFEEVAPAEDYFQGPYVDDAVDVVVVPEDFEHYLSASMRGDVFDEPSEPWNHKRTGLLALAGDGVDTDADLGDAHLFDVAPTVLASLGVPPSDRMDGEQLPAVAPVEPASYPPFDADPVSHTDDTAVEQRLANLGYIDDQQ is encoded by the coding sequence ATGGCCGCGAGCGCGGACACACGAGTCGTGACTGACCAAGCATCGAGCGGACTGCAAACGCTTCTCGTCGGGCTGGACGGCGTCTGCCACCGGACCCTCGGCCTGCTCGAAGACGACGCCCTCCCCGCGCTGTCCGCGCTGTTCGACCGCGGCACCGTCGCCGACCTCGAGTCCCAGATTCCGCCCTGGACGCCGAGCGCGTGGCCGTCGCTGTACACCGGCACTAACCCGGGGAAACACGGCGCGTTCGACTTCCTCGCGTTCGACGGCTACGACTGGGGCGTGGTGAACCGCAGCCACGTCCGCGAGCACGCCATCTGGGAGCTGCTCGACCGCCGCGGACTGTCCAGCGTGGTGGTGAACGTCCCCGTCACCGGGCCACCGAAGCCGTTCGACGGCGCGCTGATTCCCGGCTACATCGCGCCAGAGGAACCGACCGGCCACCCCGAGGGCGTCACCGACGAGGTAGAAGCCGAGCTCGGCGACTACCGCGTGTACGCGCCCGACGGCGTCGACGGCGACGAGCAGATCGAGTGGTACCGTCGACTCACCCGGATGCGCGGGGAGGCGTTCCGGCACCTCGTCGACGACTACGACCCCGAGTTCGGGTTCCTGCAGTTCCAGCAGACGGACACCGTCTTCCACGAGCGCCCGGAGGACGACGAGGCGGTGCGCGCGGTCTTCGAAACCGTCGACGACGAGCTCGCGGCGACCATCGAGGCCTGCGACCCGGACACCGTGATCGTGGCGAGCGACCACGGCATCGGCCCCTACGAGGGCCGCGAGTTCCGCGTGAACGAGTACCTCCGCGAACGGGGGTTCCTCCAGACGGAGCGCGGCGACGGCGGGATGCCGTCGTGGACGACCGTCGACCGCGACGGCGAGGACGACACGTCGCTCGCGGAGCGCGCGGTCGCGGCGGCGGCGAAAGTCGGTATCACGAGCCACCGCGTCGGCGCGGTGCTCCGGCGGCTCGGCCTCGACGAGTTCGTCCTGGAGCGCGTCTCCACGGACACGGTGCGCGCGGGCACCGAGCGCGTGGACTTCCCCGCGTCGACGGCGTACATGCGCTCGCGGACGGAGCTCGGCGTGCGCATCAACAAGGCCGGCCGGGACCCCGAGGGGACGGTGTCACCGTCGGAGTACCCGTCGATTCGCTCGGACGTCGTCTCCGCGCTGCGGAGCGCGGAGACTCCCGACGGCGAGCCGGTCTTCGAGGAGGTCGCCCCCGCCGAGGACTACTTCCAGGGACCGTACGTCGACGACGCGGTCGACGTGGTCGTGGTACCCGAGGACTTCGAGCACTACCTCTCGGCGTCGATGCGCGGCGACGTGTTCGACGAGCCCTCCGAGCCGTGGAACCACAAGCGCACGGGCCTGCTCGCGCTCGCGGGCGACGGCGTCGACACGGACGCGGACCTCGGGGACGCCCACCTCTTCGACGTCGCGCCGACCGTGCTCGCGTCGCTGGGCGTGCCGCCGAGCGACCGCATGGACGGCGAGCAGCTCCCCGCGGTCGCGCCCGTCGAGCCGGCGTCGTACCCGCCGTTCGACGCCGACCCCGTCTCACACACCGACGACACGGCCGTCGAGCAGCGCCTCGCGAACCTCGGCTACATCGACGACCAACAATGA
- a CDS encoding twin-arginine translocation signal domain-containing protein, with protein MAKRHTERNDAQDDPNTDNAANDEATDGEHSVNRRTFVKALGAATAVGGTANLVGNARAVSDLSSATSPDGEVTLDPGEYAWGGGLDIGSGDALIGGGEKGDVVLNLESGTMDGSIEGSLENIVVRGSNPEAKSGINLYPGATVDGFVWPEGGQQSEDRALYTPDGGNDRLTLRNSAWGRMVNNGAYLDKPPVTIENCAAVNNNIANIRVGHRDGTDESETTYIRNSLVAVTGDISSDSTNSPHARGIRLRHPAHLVIENCWIVFFDVDGTADLIELHDGAAGSTVEIRNCAFYNDSDGDLVRDKSGGQMDVTIEDCVVAGSGSRNIEPDYSGNGVVEDDSVDYPLPSEVTGYAAADEIEGFDPNVNPWDGSTATTTNEDTLVLHSSPDNTTAANVSFTVAGSLAFAGEAEPDTDTIVDNGDGTMTATSVDLSPDELDSYRYTGDVVDYDVPEDFGLDVSVNGTTTTFRELLTLSEDNADVLEVVARQSGGLNYEFVVDGTAELHETSDTVSAGNGDSVTDNGDGTVTVTGFTGNDGYGDAYLVDGQIQSFSWDVQDYDFDVILNGEVVDPASFEETTDDATTKDSTTDDSTTDDSTTTDSTTDDSTTEDSTTDDSTDSGTETPHVLTVDGEANDVTAYTFTVSGDVVRDPELSEEGANDTNWAILEDFARDGKVIGLVGSGVDAYRFGGEITEITVDGDAAVSIDRNA; from the coding sequence ATGGCGAAACGCCACACCGAGCGTAACGACGCACAAGACGACCCTAACACAGACAACGCGGCGAACGACGAGGCTACTGACGGGGAGCACTCCGTTAACCGCCGCACCTTCGTGAAGGCTCTCGGCGCCGCCACCGCAGTCGGCGGTACGGCCAACCTAGTGGGCAACGCGAGAGCGGTCTCGGACCTCAGTTCCGCGACCTCCCCCGACGGCGAAGTCACGCTCGACCCCGGCGAGTACGCCTGGGGTGGCGGTCTCGACATCGGCTCCGGCGACGCCCTCATCGGCGGCGGCGAGAAGGGCGACGTCGTACTGAACCTCGAATCCGGCACGATGGACGGCAGCATCGAGGGCAGCCTCGAGAACATCGTGGTCCGCGGCTCGAACCCCGAGGCGAAGTCCGGCATCAATCTCTATCCCGGCGCGACCGTCGACGGCTTCGTCTGGCCGGAGGGCGGTCAACAGAGCGAGGACCGCGCGCTCTACACCCCGGACGGCGGTAACGACCGCTTAACGCTCCGGAACTCCGCGTGGGGCCGCATGGTGAACAACGGCGCGTACCTCGACAAGCCCCCGGTCACCATCGAGAACTGCGCGGCGGTCAACAACAACATCGCGAACATCCGCGTCGGCCACCGCGACGGCACCGACGAGAGCGAGACGACGTACATCCGCAACAGTCTCGTCGCCGTCACGGGCGACATCTCGTCCGACTCCACGAACTCCCCACACGCCCGTGGCATCCGCCTTCGCCACCCGGCGCACCTCGTCATCGAGAACTGCTGGATCGTCTTCTTCGACGTCGACGGCACCGCAGACCTCATCGAACTCCACGACGGCGCCGCGGGTTCGACCGTCGAAATCCGGAACTGCGCGTTCTACAACGACTCCGACGGCGACCTCGTCCGCGACAAGTCCGGCGGCCAGATGGACGTCACCATCGAGGACTGCGTCGTCGCCGGCTCCGGTAGCCGCAACATCGAGCCCGACTACTCGGGCAACGGCGTCGTCGAGGACGACAGCGTCGACTACCCGCTTCCGTCGGAGGTCACCGGCTACGCGGCCGCCGACGAGATCGAGGGTTTCGACCCAAACGTGAACCCGTGGGACGGTAGTACAGCAACCACCACCAACGAGGACACGCTCGTCCTCCACTCCAGCCCGGACAACACCACGGCCGCGAACGTCTCGTTCACGGTCGCCGGTTCGCTCGCGTTCGCGGGCGAGGCGGAACCGGACACGGACACCATCGTCGACAACGGCGACGGCACGATGACGGCCACGAGCGTCGACCTCAGCCCGGACGAGCTCGACTCCTACCGCTACACGGGCGACGTCGTCGACTACGACGTCCCCGAGGACTTCGGCCTCGACGTCTCCGTGAACGGCACGACCACGACGTTCCGCGAGCTCCTCACCCTGAGCGAGGACAACGCCGACGTGCTCGAAGTCGTCGCCCGCCAGTCCGGCGGCCTCAACTACGAGTTCGTCGTCGACGGCACCGCCGAACTCCACGAGACGTCCGACACGGTCAGCGCCGGCAACGGCGACTCCGTCACGGACAACGGCGACGGCACGGTCACCGTCACCGGCTTCACCGGCAACGACGGCTACGGCGACGCCTACCTCGTCGACGGCCAGATCCAGTCGTTCAGCTGGGACGTCCAGGACTACGACTTCGACGTCATCCTGAACGGCGAGGTCGTCGACCCCGCCAGCTTCGAGGAGACCACGGACGACGCCACCACGAAGGATTCCACGACTGACGACTCCACCACGGACGACAGCACGACCACTGACAGCACGACCGACGACTCCACCACGGAGGACTCGACGACCGACGACAGCACGGACTCGGGCACCGAGACGCCCCACGTGCTGACCGTCGACGGCGAGGCCAACGACGTGACCGCGTACACGTTCACCGTCTCCGGCGACGTCGTCCGCGACCCCGAACTCAGCGAGGAGGGCGCCAACGACACGAACTGGGCCATCCTCGAGGACTTCGCGCGCGACGGCAAGGTCATCGGTCTCGTCGGCAGCGGCGTCGACGCGTACCGCTTCGGTGGCGAGATCACCGAGATCACCGTGGACGGCGACGCCGCCGTTAGCATCGACCGGAACGCCTGA